DNA from Bremerella sp. JC817:
GACTCGACCAGGCGCTGCGCCAGGTTCACCGGCAGGTCGAGGCGCCGATGGTGGGCCAGCTCGTGGGCGAGGACGGCGTCGATCCGAGGGGGGTCGGCCCCCTCCAGCCATCGCCCCGGCAGGAGGACGACCGGCCGGGCCAGGCCGCAGAGGCACGGCTCGGTCAGGGTCGGGTGGACGAGCACCCGGGGCCCCCGGCGCAGCCCGAGCCGCCGGGCCAGGTGGTCGGCGCGGTGCTGGATCGGCTCGGGGGCGGGTTCGGCCGCCCGACGCCGGGAGACGCTCGCGATCAGTCCCATTGCCACCATGCAGAGGAGAGGTAGGGCGATCAGGGACCAGGCGGC
Protein-coding regions in this window:
- a CDS encoding M56 family metallopeptidase, whose amino-acid sequence is MGLIASVSRRRAAEPAPEPIQHRADHLARRLGLRRGPRVLVHPTLTEPCLCGLARPVVLLPGRWLEGADPPRIDAVLAHELAHHRRLDLPVNLAQRLVES